GATATTCAAGTATGAATTTGTTATTTACATATGGATGAACTTCTATTCCAAAAAGAGATTTTTAACGATGACATTTACTACCACATTGCTCTGATACTCTgcaaaatgaattattatttacAGATGAGACTTCAGTATTTGTACAAGCTCTTTATGTATAGGTTTTACCAGTAATGGTTTAGGattgattttgttatttctatAGCTTTCCAATTTAATTTACATGATACTTAAGACATATTTATCATttcaatatgttttaaatattaacataaaaagaCTTAAGCATACTTTATATGTAtctgtctatttaaaatgttattcatttatgttttctttagatAGAAAAGTCTATAAAGAGTTTGGTGTTATAGACATAGCCAGAAGACAGGTGACAAGTTAGGAAGATATGAGCCTATATCTCTGTAAGATCCAATATCTAATTATTTTATACCTTCTAGAAAGGAGATTATAGAAATTAATGAACAAAACTTgcattcattgatttttatgcAATCAAATATACAAGCAAAgtagtttattatttgtttcagtAATATCTTTCAGAAAggcttatgtaaaataaaaatattcactctTCATGGCAGTGTTGGGAAAAACTTTCTATTATACTTCTTTGGATGTAACATATGAATGGAAGCTCTTCACCAGGTGGTGAAGCCCAAGGTTCCAAAAGGCCCCAGCCGCAAACTCACCCGTCTGGCTTTAATTGCTCACCCCAAGCTTAGGAAGCAgattagaagctacatggccaggGGTCGTAGGCTCTAAAAAANNNNNNNNNNNNNNNNNNNNNNNNNNNNNNNNNNNNNNNNNNNNNNNNNNNNNNNNNNNNNNNNNNNNNNNNNNNNNNNNNNNNNNNNNNNNNNNNNNNNNNNNNNNNNNNNNNNNNNNNNNNNNNNNNNNNNNNNNNNNNNNNNNNNNNNNNNNNNNNNNNNNNNNNNNNNNNNNNNNNNNNNNNNNNNNNNNNNNNNNNNNNNNNNNNNNNNNNNNNNNNNNNNNNNNNNNNNNNNNNNNNNNNNNNNNNNNNNNNNNNNNNNNNNNNNNNNNNNNNNNNNNNNNNNNNNNNNNNNNNNNNNNNNNNNNNNNNNNNNNNNNNNNNNNNNNNNNNNNNNNNNNNNNNNNNNNNNNNNNNNNNNNNNNNNNNNNNNNNNNNNNNNNNNNNNNNNNNNNNNNNNNNNNNNNNNNNNNNNNNNNNNNNNNNNNNNNNNNNNNNNNNNNNNNNNNNNNNNNNNNNNNNNNNNNNNNNNNNNNNNNNNNNNNNNNNNNNNNNNNNNNNNNNNNNNNNNNNNNNNNNNNNNNNNNNNNNNNNNNNCTCTAGGAAGTACCTGACAACACACaatgtatatgtaaataaatgagcTTAATAGTGGAAATATACAAACAATTACTCAGTATCatgagaaaaatatctaaaagaacAAACCCTAGTTTGATTTTTATCAACAAGTGcatggaaatgatttttttttattttattctttctgtgatATACAAAATGAACTCCATAGGCTCTTAAAGGGGCAGCAATCTTAGGAAGTAGGGCCCTGCTCATGTAAGTTTTGTCTTGTTCGAGGAACTGTGTCACAGGTGGTAGGCTTTATGATTTTAAATGTTCAAGCAAGGCCCAGTATTGTTTTCTTGCTTCTGACTATCAACCCTGCTGTAGAATTCTCAGGTACCTCTCCAACACCATTCTGCCTACATGTCACcatacttcctgccatggtgataatgaactaaacctctgaactttaagACAGCCtgactgaaatatttttctttattacagtTTCCATAgtcatgatgtttcttcaaaggaatagaaaccccaactaaaacaGAAGTTGGGACCAGCAGTGAGGTATTGCTTTGATAGGCCTGGCTATCCTTTTGCTTGAAGGAAAATGGAACAGGGGCTCTTCCGTTTGCAGGTGCTTCTGGAGTCACCGATTACCGTCCAGCCATGGGCAAGTCCAAGAACgacaccacacacaaccagtccTGGAAATGGCACAGAAACAGCGTCAAGAAACCCCGGTCACAAAGATACGAATCTCTCAAGGGGGttgaccccaagttcctgaggaatatatgctttgccaagaagcacaacaagaaaggcctgaagaagatgcaggcaaataatgcaaaggccatgagtGCACGTGTGTAGGCCATCAAGGCCCTGGTGAAGCCCCAGGTGGTGAAGCCCAAGGTTCCAAAAGGCCCCAGCCGCAAACTCACCCGTCTGGCTTTAATTGCTCACCCCAAGCTTAGGAAGCAgattagaagctacatggccaggggtcgtaggctctaaaaaacaaagcccaaggttcaagccaaggcagaggcatcagctgcagctcaggcccCCAAAGGTTcccaggcccctgtgaaggccccataaaaaaggtctcagtctgccaatgtgaagacaggtggactggtgtgaacacctacacaatatttgcagatgttcaggaccttatgctgtttttacaaataaacttgaggcaagttctgttaaaaagaaaaagaaaatggaagagggatttagattagaaaagcagttgaacactTTAATTGTGGCTTAATGATCCATAACTTCAGAGCATGGAATTAATTTTTTCTGAGGGTGATTTGAATAGTAGAAGTCTAGCTCAAGATGTTTCAAAAGAGAAGGATATTAGTTTGTGTCTCAGAAGCCTATCTTACTTTTTAAGAAATAACTTGGCTGATTTCTACACTTGCCCCACAAAAATCTGTATAAGGCTTAATGGAAGAATTATGCAATAACAGTTTTGGCAGAACACATTTCCAAATTACCTAGCTTCGAATGTGTTATGTAGCAATTAGTGACCAGTCTTCTGcagatatataatgaaaaggaaccaGCTAAGTaaggaaaaactttaaaatgtgcaATTTGAGGAGAATAGGAAAGCCAGGAGATGGTGAAGTTTTGTCAACAAGTTATCTTCAAGAGGTGGGctcaagttagggtgtggctttcttggGACCTAGAGAGAAATGGGCGCATGGCTCAGGTNNNNNNNNNNNNNNNNNNNNNNNNNNNNNNNNNNNNNNNNNNNNNNNNNNNNNNNNNNNNNNNNNNNNNNNNNNNNNNNNNNNNNNNNNNNNNNNNNNNNCAGCCGCAAACTCACCCGTCTGGCTTTAATTGCTCACCCCAAGCTTAGGAAGCAgattagaagctacatggccaggggtcgtaggctctaaaaaataaagcccaagtttcaagccaaggcagaggcctTGTTATTTCCCAAATGAAGCTAACTTCTAAGTCTGAAAAGTGAGAAGGATATTAGTTTGTGTCTCAGAAGCCTATCTTACTTTTTAAGGAATAAGTTGGCTGATTTCTTTACTTGCCCCACAAAAATCTGTATGAGGCTTAATGGAAGAATTATGCAATAACAGTTTTGGCAGAACACATTTCCAAATTACCTAGCTTTGAATGTGTTATGTAGCAATTAGTGACCAGTCTTCTGcagatatataatgaaaaggaacaagctaagtaaggaaaaactttaaaatgtgcaATTTGAGGAGAATAGGAAAGCCAGGAGATAGTGAAGTTTTGTCAACAAGTTATCTTCAAGAGGTGGGctcaagttagggtgtggctttcttggGACCTAGAGAGAAATGGGCGCATGGCtcaggtgctctctctctgtttcccacaAAGCACAGATGTGCTTGGACTTCCTGTTCCTATTTCATAAgcttttcccttataataaataaaaatataatagctTTATCTTTTAGCTAGACTTGTTATTTCCCAAATGAAGCTAACTTCTAAGTCTGAAAAGTGAGGCTCAGGTCTCCAGCAGCTGTAGCCAGCTGCCGTCAGGCTTCATGTCATTGATTTGTGAATTGAATTTCTGCTATCAGCCCTGAGTAGGTGTTAGCCAGTGTCTTTCATATTTTGTCATTTAATATCTCAGAGAGACTTGGCCACCCGTGACTGCATATCTCACTTCTGGGTCCAGTGCAGGACACAggcttccttgttttcttgatttctttgtgctCTTCCACCTGCAGACCAGTGCACTTCCACAGAGTAAACAGTCTATAATTTACactaaataactttttaaaaaatgagcataTCTTTAAGCATTAATGCTAAAAGCAGATTCAAACCAATCACATGGCTACAAGTGTGCTTCAATACCTACTGGCAGGTAATGGTTATTGTACTTACTTCAGCTCAAACTCAACCACAGGTAGgatttacaatttaaaatataaattataagtttATAATTTGAAAGGTCAAGATTTTGCCATGTATGATGTTATTCAAGGTTTACATGATTCCCCTCCTGTATCCttctatttgattctggggattagcTTTGTCCTTcgtattttctccttaaaaatatagtttgatAATAGGACCAAGAATGAGGCAGTTTTAGAAATGATCCAGTCTTTACATACAGATAATGACCAACTAAAAAGGAAATTCAGCACTCTGGCGAAGGTTACCACCAATTTGACAAACAAAGGCCAGTCAATGACAGAGCATGCTGAGACATTGTCTGAGAAAATTTATACTGCTAAACATATTAATCAGAATCTGTCCAAGGGTTATGATAGATTGACTGATGaaatatctctccaggaaggcaatatgCATgctatggtatgtattcactcataaattGATTCTAgcaataaacaaaggacattgagcctataatttctGATCTGATCctacagaagctaaataagaagataaaCCCAAAGATAAACATATAGTTATTTTCCTGAATATTGGAAATGCACAAGATTNNNNNNNNNNNNNNNNNNNNNNNNNNNNNNNNNNNNNNNNNNNNNNNNNNNNNNNNNNNNNNNNNNNNNNNNNNNNNNNNNNNNNNNNNNNNNNNNNNNNNNNNNNNNNNNNNNNNNNNNNNNNNNNNNNNNNNNNNNNNNNNNNNNNNNNNNNNNNNNNNNNNNNNNNNNNNNNNNNNNNNNNNNNNNNNNNNNNNNNNNNNNNNNNNNNNNNNNNNNNNNNNNNNNNNNNNNNNNNNNNNNNNNNNNNNNNNNNNNNNNNNNNNNNNNNNNNNNNNNNNNNNNNNNNNNNNNNNNNNNNNNNNNNNNNNNNNNNNNNNNNNNNNNNNNNNNNNNNNNNNNNNNNNNNNNNNNNNNNNNNNNNNNNNNNNNNNNNNNNNNNNNNNNNNNNNNNNNNNNNNNNNNNNNNNNNNNNNNNNNNNNNNNNNNNNNNNNNNNNNNNNNNNNNNNNNNNNNNNNNNNNNNNNNNNNNNNNNNNNNNNNNNNNNNNNNNNNNNNNNNNNNNNNNNNNNNNNNNNNNNNNNNNNNNNNNNNNNNNNNNNNNNNNNNNNNNNNNNNNNNNNNNNNNNNtgtccacccactgagatggtgagactgatctaatgggagatcaccaaaaCCAGTTAGACTGACTTGattgagcatgtgatcaaaccggactctctgaatgtggctgatagtggaggctgactgagaatccaaagacaatggcactaggttttgattctactgcatggatgggctttgtgggagcctagtctatttggatgctcaccttcctggacctgggaggagcagggaggaccttggacttcccatagtgtaggaaaccctgattgctgcTTGCatttgagagggagggagagggggagctcacgggaggggagggaagtgagaggaggggagaaggtggaaattttcaataaaaaaaataaagagaaaaaaacttatGTCAAAAGATGAGccattatctttactggacagactttataccttggaatcctcaatgagggcCTTACAACAACATACTGGACAAGAGATCCAGACTCTACAAAAGGCATTGGTCATCAGATTTAAAacgattttaaaaattataaaatttgatgAAGAGACAtaaaaggtacaaagacaaaatttagtCTCATCAGTACATACCAAACTCTGGGATAGATTACTCAGAGTTTTACCTGCTTTTCCAGTGATATCATCATAAAGAGGATCTGGCACCaaataccctaaggtagtcaaagaatatacatgggacCCTATATGAATGACTGATCTACAGGAAATTAAACCAACAATGATATCTTATGAAATACATTCATCCTTCATTAGGAAAATGGTTAAATCATGGGCATCAAGCAACAAAGCAATGCCACAGACTGGATTCAGTTACTCTCAGCAGTCCTAGACTTTGGACCTCAGTTGCTTTGGAAGTGTTCCTAGAGAGGAAGTAAAAATTTTAGAGCAANNNNNNNNNNNNNNNNNNNNNNNNNNNNNNNNNNNNNNNNNNNNNNNNNNNNNNNNNNNNNNNNNNNNNNNNNNNNNNNNNNNNNNNNNNNNNNNNNNNNNNNNNNNNNNNNNNNNNNNNNNNNNNNNNNNNNNNNNNNNNNNNNNNNNNNNNNNNNNNNNNNNNNNNNNNNNNNNNNNNNNNNNNNNNNNNNNNNNNNNNNNNNNNNNNNNNNNNNNNNNNNNNNNNNNNNNNNNNNNNNNNNNNNNNNNNNNNNNNNNNNNNNNNNNNNNNNNNNNNNNNNNNNNNNNNNNNNNNNNNNNNNNNNNNNNNNNNNNNNNNNNNNNNNNNNNNNNNNNNNNNNNNNNNNNNNNNNNNNNNNNNNNNNNNNNNNNNNNNNNNNNNNNNNNNNNNNNNNNNNNNNNNNNNNNNNNNNNNNNNNNNNNNNNNNNNNNNNNNNNNNNNNNNNNNNNNNNNNNNNNNNNNNNNNNNNNNNNNNNNNNNNNNNNNNNNNNNNNNNNNNNNNNNNNNNNNNNNNNNNNNNNNNNNNNNNNNNNNNNNNNNNNNNNNNNNNNNNNNNNNNNNNNNNNNNNNNNNNNNNNNNNNNNNNNNNNNNNNNNNNNNNNNNNNNNNNNNNNNNNNNNNNNNNNNNNNNNNNNNNNNNNNNNNNNNNNNNNNNNNNNNNNNNNNNNNNNNNNNNNNNNNNNNNNNNNNNNNNNNNNNNNNNNNNNNNNNNNNNNNNNNNNNNNNNNNNNNNNNNNNNNNNNNNNNNNNNNNNNNNNNNNNNNNNNNNNNNNNNNNNNNNNNNNNNNNNNNNNNNNNNNNNNNNNNNNNNNNNNNNNNNNNNNNNNNNNNNNNNNNNNNNNNNNNNNNNNNNNNNNNNNNNNNNNNNNNNNNNNNNNNNNNNNNNNNNNNNNNNNNNNNNNNNNNNNNNNNNNNNNNNNNNNNNNNNNNNNNNNNNNNNNNNNNNNNNNNNNNNNNNNNNNNNNNNNNNNNNNNNNNNNNNNNNNNNNNNNNNNNNNNNNNNNNNNNNNNNNNNNNNNNNNNNNNNNNNNNNNNNNNNNNNNNNNNNNNNNNNNNNNNNNNNNNNNNNNNNNNNNNNNNNNNNNNNNNNNNNNNNNNNNNNNNNNNNNNNNNNNNNNNNNNNNNNNNNNNNNNNNNNNNNNNNNNNNNNNNNNNNNNNNNNNNNNNNNNNNNNNNNNNNNNNNNNNNNNNNNNNNNNNNNNNNNNNNNNNNNNNNNNNNNNNNNNNNNNNNNNNNNNNNNNNNNNNNNNNNNNNNNNNNNNNNNNNNNNNNNNNNNNNNNNNNNNNNNNNNNNNNNNNNNNNNNNNNNNNNNNNNNNNNNNNCTAAGAAGtggcctttagctgaggaaatgttgcaggctttagaacagctggtacaagagaaACTAGATGCtgaacatatagaagaatctaccaacccttggaattctcctgtattttttgttaaaaagaaatctggaaaatggagaatggtgacagatcttagagGTATGAACAAGGTTATTCAAACTATGGgtcctctacaatctggaattctttTCCCTTAtctgttaccaaagggatggtctctcatagttattgatttgaaatacTTTCTTCACTTTACtgttacaagaaaaggatagagaaataTTTGCCTTTATAGTGCCTACTtctaataattctcagcctactaggagatatcagtgGAGTATCCTTCAACAGAGagtgctcaatagccccaccctgtgccaatactttgtcagccaggcattggaaataatacataagcaattttctaagtctataatctaccattaTGTGGAAGAacttttgttatctgattcaaatacagatactttagaaaggatgtttgaagaagtaaagaacatCTTGCCTAAATGTGGATTACAAAGTAATCCTGAAAAGACTCAAAggggagattctgttaattacttAGGTTACTGAATAGGTTTACAGaatattagaacacaaaaggcaaaaattaggagagactggttgCAGACTTGTAATGatattcaaaaaatattaaaagatatttccAGCCTATAACTGGCTGTTAGGAAAACACCTGATCTAATACTTCATTTAAACAAAagcttagatggtgataaagccTTAAATAGTCTCAGATAATTAACAGctgaaacaaaaaaggaatagacaattgttgaggagaaattacagaaggcacatgtggatagggtgaatctaAATTTTCATGATATTCTACTCATATTGCCTTCCAAAATTTCTTCTAAAGGAATTTTgatgcagagggatgatattatcttaatCTGGATCTTTTTGAttacataaaccaagtaaaaaattaaaaacttatatgaAAAAGTCTCTGAAATAATCATAAAAGGTAAATagagacttcatcaactagcaggtaGAGACCGAgtagagattatagtgccttttcctgccaaagaaatacaaaagtcatggaaagacaatgaaccctggcaaagagcttatgCTAatattttgggagaaattaataacaattatcccaaaaccaatagacttaaccttataatgAGAATTTCTTGGATTCTTTCTTAAATTGTATGTGATGCACCAATgcctggagcccatacattttatactgatgcaaaaatatcagggaaggcaggttacaaatcagaaaaactaagtaaggtggaacaaatctcttataattctgtccaagtGGCAGAATTATATGATATTTGTTTGGTACtttgggattttaaagaacctctcaatatagttactgatttgcaatattaagaaagagttgtcttgcatattgaaaccactgaatttatatcaGATGATATGAAATTGACGTCATTATTcatccaggtgcaagacataatcaggaatatgCTTTGTtctatatatgtaatatacatccaatcccatacaggtcagccaggtcctctagcacaaggtactGCAGAAATAGATCAATtactgattggaagtgtgttTCAGGCTTCTGAGTTTCATAAAAAAagtatgtcaatagcaaaggcttAAAGTAAGAGTATTTTATTACATAGCACCAAGATAAGGGGATTATAAAGAGATGtactacttgctctttctataaccaaacaccctTGTCTGCAGAGAGTAACGCTAACGGTACTCAAATGAATGAAATCTGACAGatagatgtgttccactttgcataatttggtaaattaaaatatattttaatatagagacatatattcaggttttcaatgggcaactgctttgagctcggaaaaggctgatttggtaatcatgcatttattagaagttatggccatcgtGGGaattcctgcacaaataaagacagacaatagtccagcatatgtatctaagaaagtgaaacttttttgcttattataatataaagcacatattacaggtatacccaacaatcctacaggtcaggaagttatagaaaggtcaaatcgtactataaagaatatgctgaagaaacagaaagggatggaaattAGCACCAAAATATATTGCATCATACTTTattaaacttgaattttcttaatgctaatgagaaagaacaacagcaacagagaggcattagataaaggaaaaaacttctgaattgaatcaaccaCTAtacttcaaggatgtgttgaACTCACAATGGAAACAAGGAGGTGTGCTACTTTTGGGGAAGTGTTTTCgctcttgtttccacaagagaagaaaaaaaatatggatactatcaaaattaataaagatttgctttgaaaaggagaaacatcttgaaaaagaaaactgaaagctcatccacaatggtgactaAATAcaggtaaggaaacctcataagtgTTGAGGCAGGGTTCTGCTATaatctttacaggaaaatacacatcatcaaaaattcaagggaccctggatgtttgaatgctaacagaaggaaaaaaaactatctACTATCTAAGGATTATCTAGAAAATTAAATATGGATTATGAGGCTATTTAatgtttacacacacatttacacacaaatgtatatttattaatataatcaGCTGGTTTTGCAGTTGAACAATTGCTCTGTACGTCTCTAAATCCAAGGTTGTTGTTAAAAGGTACATTCAGAGTTTCTTTCTCATGTCAGAAGCTATCTGgcatgggacagaaggaagactttagagAAAACTTTACTTTCTCCAActccattttgtttatattatattcttcattgaatgtatgtatatatgaatgatgtttttgtttttcatgataaacaatagattttcctacagatccttttcctgcagtaatctttgaattttccagaaagaagatggagcCCTATAGCAACAACTTCACCTAGTTGAGATGACGTGATGCTGACAGCACTACTATAAGACAGGATTTGGGGGTATCAGCTGTTGAAATGGTTAACCTTCTCATGATGTTCTGGTCAGAACTCTAAATGAGAACtttgaataaaaatacatattgacTGCTTGGAAATTGTTTGTAACTATACTAGCCAGTAACTTTGAAAATGAATCATCACTTTACTCttgcaggatcccattaagagaacatcaACCctatgacagcaggaagcaattctagagaATGATGCCTCCTATGCCAAAATCGTTTGTCCTTAGGGTAGGGAACACagtttaggggttgttgattattacttgtattatATACATGGTTGGGATAAAATCTATGTTTGCTCCCCCAAAAGGGGGATAATAATTGTGGGTAaaagagtgaatacttgtgagttattatttatgaataatttacattggaaTAGTTTTGGTATAATAATACAAGTTtgaaatatatttgttatttttgtttacattatttgcaCACCTATGCacagttattctgtcagattgtatatatatatacatatatatatatgcatgcataaatatatatgcatgtttcttcctctgtttagaacattttgtatattgatataactTGTAGgatatattttcacacagtgttATGTATTACTCCTATCTCTGATCaggatacttatatattgttatcctcattgtcctcatttgttgcacatttgtttacaaattatttaatattctgacatgaaggtttagtctttaagttatacaggtattaaatattaaaagtaatagttattcatgtttgttgtacatacagtcagataAACTAGGTTCTTTAGAAACATAGAGATTGTATactgtctagataggtaatcttcagccatctcaaggatctgtagaacatggcatttaaataacttaggcctttgttgacatgagacatgattgcttctgacagcaccaatctactcccGATAGAATGTGGAGCACTAAAGACACcccactcagagtttgttttcttcttggcacaattggcctttggctAAGGAATTTCCCATACCTCATCCTCTGACAAAGTACACGGAATCCAGAAATgcataagcaggacacaaggaaaaagactgtcaaatcttgccaagacagcgTTAGACAGTTCTAAGAAATTTCCTGCCTCTTAAAATGGTCTGttagttatgctaggccttatccaaagttggttgctttaatgttgcaaaatgagactttgggtgattgctcaggtagttAATTGTCTCCCTCATATACTGCTCTCTCTGGaggcttgattgtacttcctgtctgttcaagtaatattatttcccttctcaagcCTTCAATGGGGTTAAGATTAGAGAGTTGTAGTtgctgtactctttttttttatctataatGATTGTCAGTTTTATTCCTCTGGCTAAGAAATCCAGAGGTAATTCCAggattacatttctttttaatagttCTTCATCAAGAGTTTAGTGCCTTTATTGCCTCTACAAGCTGgttacaaattaattttaattaactccCACTTATTAAAAAGTTCTTTGTGAgacatattcattaaaaaatacacacaagcaaaaggcaaaattaaaacacaccacacaaaaaAGCACTGTTAAATTTTTTGATACACGTATACACATAATTAGGAATTTTCCTATATATGCGAGTTGATACTAAATATGCTGCTTTTAAATTGTATAATATGGAATGAGCACATTTCCATGCATAAGAGTGAAACTTTCCAACTTAAAAATAAACGTGGAAAATGGGTCAAAATCCAAAATCCAATGAGATGCAGGTAACACCGAAACTATCTAAAATACCGCCAggtaattaaaagtaaaattaagttcAAAGATACATCAGaaaatgctaagagaaagaaagcagcagcCAGATTTCAacatcagagaaaaaaagatttcaagGCCTGAAGCACACAGGATACGGACGGCTTCGGGAATGTCTTTGTTTCCAATACATCATCACAAACTTGTTTCTTACTCTTCTTATCTCTTCCCTAAGCCTTTCCAACTCATCCACTCCTCTCATCACTTCGTCAGGGTTCAGATGCCTTCTGGGAGTGTCCTCTTTAGGTTCAGGGCTGGGTTGAGCAGGCTCTGCTCTAAGACTTTCATCTGCATCCTCCACCGCACTTTCTCCAGAAGCCTGAAGATTTCCTCCTGCCTGCTGAGGTGAGTCTTCTGAAGGATGGCCTTCATCTGCCTTTGGTGTATTCTGGGGTGTTCCTTCATTCTCGTCACAAGACTTTTGCATgttgagtatttctttttttgaataaATTAACCCTGTAGGTATCTGAAGATTTGCCTCTCTTCTTGCACCTCGATTTATGTCGCGCCCCAAAGACAAGAGTCCTGGAAAGCGCTGGGTTACCCTTCTCTTGCAGGACTGAGCTGCTACTGAGGAACTCAGTTGCTGTACTCTTATGAGCTATCCAAGCCATTTACTATATATGACTTAGATTCTTTAGGATaggatgtttattaaaacatttatcattcattccttgtttaaaattgtttatactggttataattctaattatacttgatatctattcctattgtatatagttttgcattAGGTTTGGAACCCTCTTATCTAAACAGAagagggaggtgctgtaggaGCACATTCTggtcctccagccaatagcttttatttaattatttaggtttatttttaccAACATGTACTTTTGTGAATGTATTATGCCACATACATTTGGGTGCTCTTAGAAGGAATAAAAGGATGTGGGgtcttctgaaactggagttatgaacaGTTAGGAGAAGTGAATCACATTCTCTGTAAAAGTAGTAATTTCTGCTATCCACTGTTATAAACCTAGATTTTAAGCTTTCacttatttcattaaatatgtatGCCAGTATCATGT
This genomic interval from Microtus ochrogaster isolate Prairie Vole_2 unplaced genomic scaffold, MicOch1.0 UNK71, whole genome shotgun sequence contains the following:
- the LOC101981362 gene encoding transcription elongation factor A protein-like 8; the encoded protein is MQKSCDENEGTPQNTPKADEGHPSEDSPQQAGGNLQASGESAVEDADESLRAEPAQPSPEPKEDTPRRHLNPDEVMRGVDELERLREEIRRVRNKFVMMYWKQRHSRSRPYPVCFRP